In a genomic window of Dyadobacter fermentans DSM 18053:
- the pyrR gene encoding bifunctional pyr operon transcriptional regulator/uracil phosphoribosyltransferase PyrR: MISRLCQQVIENHQDFSNTVVMGLQPRGIHFAERIVEELRAKTGQNILVGHLDATFYRDDFRRRESPLVPNKTNVPFLIEGKKVILIDDVLASGRMVRAALDAMTAFGRPKVVELLVLIDRRYNRELPIDPDYVGMEVSTLETQRVQVEWKEQGFEADHIWLVD; encoded by the coding sequence ATGATCAGTCGGCTATGCCAGCAAGTGATTGAGAATCACCAGGATTTTTCTAACACGGTCGTCATGGGCTTACAGCCGCGGGGAATCCACTTTGCCGAACGCATTGTAGAGGAACTCCGCGCGAAGACGGGCCAGAATATCCTCGTGGGGCATCTTGACGCTACCTTTTACCGGGACGATTTCCGCCGCCGCGAGTCCCCGCTCGTGCCGAACAAAACCAATGTACCTTTCCTGATCGAAGGCAAAAAAGTGATCCTGATCGACGACGTGCTCGCCAGCGGACGCATGGTGCGCGCCGCGCTGGACGCCATGACGGCATTTGGCCGCCCCAAAGTGGTGGAACTGCTCGTGCTGATCGATCGCCGCTACAACCGCGAACTGCCGATTGACCCCGATTATGTCGGAATGGAGGTGAGCACGCTGGAAACGCAGCGTGTGCAGGTGGAATGGAAAGAACAGGGCTTCGAGGCTGACCATATCTGGCTCGTCGACTAG
- a CDS encoding 1,4-dihydroxy-2-naphthoate polyprenyltransferase: MNPWIEAARPRTLPLALSCILMGCFLAAASGQFSWTVAGLSVLTTILLQVLSNFANDYGDAVNGKDTELREGPRRAVHSGHITAEKMLRAIIIFSVLALISGVALLTIALKGAPANTFWVFLGIGIACIIAAITYTAGKRPYGYVGFGDLSVLIFFGWVGVLGSNFLHTHVWDWGLLLPATSCGLFAVGVLNINNIRDIDSDRATGKNSIPVRIGREKAIVYHWCILLIGMLCVTVYSAQHFSSYASLIFFLSFPLFVKNGLAISRLTKASELDPYLKQMALSTLLFVILFGIGIVI, encoded by the coding sequence ATGAATCCCTGGATCGAAGCCGCACGCCCGAGAACACTTCCTCTTGCCTTGTCTTGTATTTTAATGGGCTGCTTCCTGGCCGCTGCTTCGGGACAATTCAGCTGGACGGTGGCGGGTTTGAGCGTGCTGACGACCATTCTTCTGCAAGTACTTTCCAACTTTGCCAACGACTACGGCGATGCCGTGAATGGCAAAGACACCGAGCTACGTGAAGGGCCGCGCAGGGCAGTGCATTCGGGGCACATTACGGCAGAGAAAATGCTGCGTGCGATTATCATTTTCTCGGTGCTCGCATTGATTTCGGGCGTTGCCTTACTTACGATCGCGCTGAAAGGAGCACCTGCCAACACTTTCTGGGTGTTTCTGGGCATCGGCATTGCGTGCATTATCGCGGCCATTACCTACACGGCGGGCAAGCGGCCGTACGGCTACGTCGGCTTTGGCGACCTTTCTGTGCTGATCTTTTTCGGCTGGGTGGGCGTGCTCGGCAGCAACTTCCTACACACGCACGTGTGGGACTGGGGCCTGTTGCTTCCTGCAACTAGCTGCGGCCTATTCGCAGTAGGCGTGCTGAATATCAACAATATCCGTGACATCGACTCCGACCGGGCTACCGGCAAAAACTCCATCCCCGTCCGCATTGGCCGCGAAAAAGCCATCGTGTACCACTGGTGCATTCTGCTGATCGGTATGCTATGCGTAACGGTTTACAGCGCCCAGCACTTTTCGAGCTACGCCAGTCTGATTTTCTTTCTCAGCTTCCCACTTTTCGTCAAAAACGGTCTCGCAATCTCACGCCTCACCAAAGCCAGCGAACTCGACCCTTACCTGAAACAAATGGCGCTCTCGACGCTGCTTTTTGTGATTTTGTTCGGGATCGGGATTGTGATCTGA
- the argS gene encoding arginine--tRNA ligase, whose translation MTIEAILKEDIQKAVQKHFQLESQEVILQPTKKEFEGFYTFVTFPLTKAARKAPAEIGQIIGDELVASSSLVAGFNVVQGFLNISLKDSTWLDLFGGIHSDEAFGTLPSNGKSVMVEFSSPNTNKPLHLGHLRNNFLGDSLSKILKASGYDVVKTCLVNDRGIHICKSMLAYRELGNGETPESSGIKGDHLAGKYYVLFDIEYKKQIKALVAEGLSEEEAAKKAPWILEAQKLLLLWENNDAETVALWQKMNNWVYDGFAQTYKKIGVSFDKTYYESNTYLLGKDIIEEGLQKGVFFKKPDNSVWIDLAEEGLDEKLVLRGDGTSVYITQDLGTTELKNGDFSNDRYLWVVGNEQDYHFKVLFAILKRLGRTYADGCYHISYGMVDLPSGKMKSREGTVVDADDLVAQMVQTATDRTQELGKIDDFNSEEAKQLYSQLALGALKYFLLKVDPKKRMLFNPEESIDFQGHTGPFIQYTYARIRSIMRKAEQAGIAAEVPGVNYAMHQAERELVFSLSQYPVKVLAAANEFAPSLISQYAFELAKVYNQFYAEVSIFSDPDPEAVKLRVALSSAVAETIRKALGLLGIDVPERM comes from the coding sequence ATGACAATTGAAGCAATACTCAAGGAGGATATTCAAAAAGCGGTCCAAAAACATTTCCAGCTGGAAAGTCAGGAAGTTATCCTACAACCTACCAAGAAAGAATTTGAGGGATTTTACACATTTGTCACATTTCCTTTGACCAAAGCGGCCCGCAAGGCACCGGCCGAAATCGGGCAGATTATCGGCGATGAGCTCGTGGCTTCGTCCTCGCTTGTGGCGGGTTTCAATGTCGTGCAGGGCTTTTTAAATATCAGTTTGAAAGACAGCACGTGGCTGGACCTCTTCGGCGGGATTCATTCCGATGAGGCATTTGGTACGCTGCCTTCGAACGGCAAGTCGGTGATGGTGGAGTTTTCATCCCCCAACACCAACAAACCGCTTCACCTGGGCCATTTGCGCAACAACTTTCTGGGAGATTCCCTTTCCAAAATCCTGAAAGCGAGCGGTTACGACGTGGTCAAAACGTGCCTCGTCAACGACCGCGGCATTCATATCTGCAAGTCTATGCTGGCCTACCGCGAGCTGGGCAATGGCGAAACGCCCGAATCCAGCGGAATCAAAGGCGATCACCTGGCGGGCAAGTATTATGTGCTGTTTGATATTGAGTATAAAAAGCAGATCAAAGCGCTGGTGGCGGAAGGTTTGAGCGAGGAAGAAGCTGCTAAAAAGGCGCCGTGGATTCTGGAAGCGCAGAAACTGCTCCTGCTTTGGGAAAATAACGACGCCGAAACGGTCGCGCTTTGGCAAAAAATGAACAACTGGGTGTATGACGGCTTTGCGCAGACTTACAAGAAAATCGGCGTAAGCTTCGACAAAACCTATTATGAATCAAATACTTACCTGCTAGGGAAGGACATCATTGAAGAAGGACTTCAAAAAGGGGTATTCTTCAAAAAACCGGACAACTCGGTTTGGATCGACCTTGCCGAAGAAGGGCTGGACGAGAAACTCGTGCTTCGCGGCGACGGCACGTCGGTTTACATTACCCAGGACTTGGGCACAACCGAACTGAAAAACGGCGATTTCAGCAACGACCGCTACCTGTGGGTAGTGGGCAATGAGCAGGATTATCACTTCAAAGTGCTGTTCGCGATCCTCAAACGCCTCGGCCGCACCTACGCCGATGGCTGTTACCACATCAGTTACGGCATGGTGGATCTGCCGTCGGGCAAGATGAAATCCCGCGAGGGAACAGTTGTCGACGCCGACGATCTGGTGGCGCAAATGGTGCAAACCGCCACCGATCGCACGCAGGAACTTGGTAAAATCGACGATTTCAACAGCGAAGAAGCGAAGCAGCTTTACAGTCAGCTTGCATTAGGCGCATTGAAATACTTCCTTCTGAAAGTTGATCCCAAGAAGAGAATGCTCTTCAACCCGGAAGAATCAATTGATTTCCAAGGACATACAGGGCCATTTATCCAATACACCTATGCCCGCATCCGTTCCATTATGCGGAAAGCGGAGCAGGCAGGCATCGCAGCGGAAGTTCCGGGCGTAAATTATGCAATGCACCAGGCAGAACGCGAACTTGTTTTTTCATTGTCGCAATACCCGGTGAAGGTTTTGGCCGCGGCCAACGAATTCGCCCCGTCGCTCATTTCGCAGTACGCATTTGAGCTTGCGAAGGTCTATAACCAGTTCTACGCAGAGGTTTCGATCTTCTCGGACCCTGATCCCGAGGCGGTGAAATTGCGGGTTGCATTGTCGAGTGCGGTTGCGGAAACGATTCGCAAGGCTTTGGGGTTATTGGGCATAGACGTTCCTGAGCGAATGTAG
- a CDS encoding DUF5618 family protein gives MKDIEKARRYLRNAGEMLRKNEVDEDGIYNNRKHVKIAGNRAYSGVLTALDAVLGNKTSDRKTLDWYEEELTNIDPKILPYFLTAYDVLYLAMGYDGNLIAAISKEGLDIAEKIINWAEQRTAA, from the coding sequence ATGAAAGATATTGAAAAAGCCCGTCGCTACCTTCGTAATGCTGGGGAAATGCTCCGAAAAAATGAAGTTGATGAGGACGGTATTTACAATAACCGCAAACATGTAAAGATTGCAGGAAATCGCGCTTACTCTGGTGTTCTAACAGCCCTGGACGCTGTGCTGGGTAACAAGACCAGCGACCGAAAGACCTTGGATTGGTACGAAGAAGAATTAACTAATATCGATCCGAAGATTTTGCCCTATTTCCTGACAGCTTATGATGTACTTTACCTGGCAATGGGTTACGACGGTAATCTAATTGCCGCTATTTCAAAAGAAGGCCTCGACATCGCCGAAAAAATCATAAACTGGGCCGAGCAAAGAACAGCAGCCTGA
- a CDS encoding glutathione peroxidase has product MITSLITGLFADKSEIAVRPENAPVAKQTLYDFKVKSLVGGKTVDLSKYKGKKVVILNVASKCGYTKQYADWEKFYKDHGDKVVVLGFPANNFGGQEPGTSEEIATFCSATYGVTFPMFEKVSVTGDDQAPIYKWLSDKDANGWNDKVPTWNFCKYVINEKGELTHFFASKVLPTDAEFTKAVGI; this is encoded by the coding sequence ATGATTACATCCTTGATTACCGGGCTTTTTGCCGACAAATCTGAAATAGCGGTCCGTCCGGAAAACGCTCCCGTTGCAAAACAAACGCTGTATGATTTCAAGGTAAAATCGCTGGTAGGCGGTAAAACCGTTGATCTGAGCAAATACAAAGGCAAAAAGGTCGTGATCCTGAATGTGGCCTCCAAATGCGGCTACACGAAGCAATATGCCGATTGGGAGAAATTCTACAAAGACCACGGCGACAAAGTGGTGGTGTTAGGCTTTCCTGCCAACAACTTCGGCGGCCAGGAGCCGGGCACCAGCGAAGAGATCGCGACATTCTGCTCGGCAACTTACGGCGTGACCTTCCCGATGTTCGAGAAAGTATCCGTAACCGGCGACGACCAGGCTCCGATTTACAAATGGCTGAGCGACAAAGATGCGAACGGCTGGAACGACAAAGTTCCTACCTGGAACTTCTGCAAGTACGTAATCAACGAAAAGGGCGAACTGACACACTTCTTCGCCTCGAAAGTACTGCCAACCGACGCCGAGTTTACGAAGGCGGTTGGAATTTAG
- a CDS encoding OmpA family protein, whose protein sequence is MINKKNALRAVFATLLCAPALHTHAQNQWTYDFNNGLLPIESGGPALKPVGQAGQIIKEQIPGSDYLSRSIYVFEKNSGLQFNNAETKGFLNKSFTVEIYFKLTELDSWKRVLDFKNRKSDYGTYIYNGKLNFYDFAVSEKAPVRANQYVHYVYSRDHETKTIKMYINGLSKVEFKDPGTEGMLDADQVLNMFQDDLIAGNESGAGTIALIRLYDRVMTPVFVRRSYQTIAKNFKEPVAKKEEPEKEQLVEEKPEPARNKNLAMVTGRVYDGRSLKPVNDAEVHVRKSANDSLVAHTKTVGGVYNVELPPHESYRITAQADGFQARSVTVRTNNRFEEIKALMNMSPESHSTPLSTLYFSQGTEVLEDSALSDLDSIVSYFQKRQDLRLVLKGHTDNTGSFEKNLELSNKRVETVKAYLIGKGIIAERIEGSGYGSAQPRQMNQTEATKKSNRRVEVWAEPVKR, encoded by the coding sequence ATGATTAACAAAAAAAATGCGCTGCGGGCGGTGTTTGCCACGCTGCTTTGTGCCCCGGCGCTCCACACGCATGCCCAAAATCAATGGACCTATGATTTCAACAATGGTTTGCTGCCGATTGAAAGCGGCGGCCCGGCGCTGAAACCCGTGGGCCAGGCCGGGCAGATCATCAAGGAACAGATCCCCGGCTCCGATTACCTTTCCCGGTCCATTTATGTTTTTGAAAAAAATAGCGGCCTGCAATTCAACAATGCCGAAACGAAGGGTTTTCTCAACAAATCGTTCACGGTCGAGATCTATTTCAAACTCACGGAACTCGACAGCTGGAAACGCGTGCTCGACTTTAAAAACCGCAAAAGCGACTACGGAACCTACATTTATAACGGCAAACTGAATTTTTACGATTTCGCGGTGAGCGAAAAAGCACCTGTGCGCGCAAACCAGTATGTGCATTATGTCTACTCGCGCGACCACGAAACCAAAACCATTAAGATGTACATTAATGGCCTTTCGAAAGTGGAGTTCAAAGACCCCGGCACCGAAGGCATGCTGGACGCCGACCAGGTGTTGAACATGTTTCAGGACGACCTCATTGCCGGCAACGAGTCCGGCGCCGGCACCATTGCACTCATCCGCCTGTACGACCGCGTGATGACGCCCGTATTCGTTCGCCGGAGCTATCAAACGATCGCCAAAAATTTTAAAGAACCGGTCGCCAAGAAAGAAGAGCCTGAAAAAGAGCAGCTCGTGGAGGAAAAGCCGGAGCCTGCCCGAAACAAAAACCTCGCAATGGTAACCGGCCGGGTATATGACGGCCGCAGCCTGAAACCCGTGAACGACGCCGAAGTGCACGTCCGCAAATCGGCGAACGACTCGCTGGTGGCGCATACCAAAACCGTCGGAGGCGTTTACAATGTAGAGCTCCCGCCGCACGAAAGCTACCGGATTACGGCGCAAGCCGATGGGTTTCAAGCCCGAAGCGTGACGGTCCGCACCAATAATCGTTTTGAGGAAATCAAGGCACTGATGAACATGTCGCCCGAGAGCCACTCCACGCCGCTCTCGACCCTGTATTTCAGTCAGGGCACCGAAGTGCTGGAAGACAGCGCCCTGTCCGATCTCGATTCGATTGTGAGTTATTTTCAGAAAAGACAAGACCTGCGCCTCGTACTGAAAGGCCACACGGACAATACCGGCAGCTTCGAAAAGAACCTGGAACTTTCCAACAAGCGCGTGGAAACGGTGAAGGCCTATCTGATCGGCAAAGGTATCATTGCAGAGCGCATTGAAGGGTCGGGCTACGGATCGGCGCAGCCGCGGCAGATGAACCAAACGGAAGCTACGAAGAAGTCAAATCGAAGGGTGGAAGTCTGGGCAGAGCCGGTAAAAAGATAA
- the pth gene encoding aminoacyl-tRNA hydrolase, producing the protein MKYLIAGLGNIGPEYAFTRHNAGFMVLDRLAAQHDFKFSFEKLAFVAEWKYKGRHIYFIKPTTYMNLSGKSIRYYMDQYKVQAENTLTIVDELQLPFGTLRIKPKGSHGGHNGLKNIEEIIGTTEYPRLRFGIGNNFPRGRQVDYVLKPFSNEEMAELPIILDKAGDMVTSFCTLGIQATMNNYNQ; encoded by the coding sequence ATGAAATATCTGATTGCCGGGCTGGGGAATATAGGTCCGGAGTACGCTTTTACCCGACATAATGCAGGCTTTATGGTGCTCGACCGCCTTGCCGCGCAGCACGATTTCAAATTTTCCTTTGAAAAACTGGCGTTCGTGGCAGAGTGGAAGTATAAAGGCAGGCACATTTATTTTATCAAACCTACTACCTATATGAACCTGAGCGGGAAATCGATCCGGTATTATATGGATCAGTACAAAGTGCAGGCCGAAAACACACTAACCATTGTGGATGAGCTACAATTGCCGTTCGGGACGTTGCGGATTAAGCCGAAGGGAAGCCACGGCGGCCACAACGGATTGAAGAATATTGAGGAAATAATCGGCACCACAGAATACCCCAGATTGCGTTTCGGGATCGGAAATAATTTTCCACGCGGCAGGCAAGTAGATTATGTGCTAAAACCTTTTTCCAATGAGGAAATGGCGGAGCTGCCCATCATTTTGGACAAAGCAGGTGATATGGTTACATCGTTTTGTACTTTGGGGATACAGGCGACAATGAACAATTATAACCAATGA
- a CDS encoding DMT family transporter: MKNIGIGLLFSILWSSASVATKFGVQSAPPLILANVRFFIAGILLLSFSYLFAKDKAYRLPRKTEWKQLALFGFLNTTFYLGLYVYAMKYTAAGIGSLAVSTNPLIIVLLSSWWLKRKPRAEEWTGIVLGMAGVAVATYPLLADSYTTLGGVILLLISMVAVSAASVYYATVRWELPNLLINGWQVFLGGAFLLPVTLLVSDFSTTRLDTMFWGSVLWLSLAVSIAGLICWFYLLRLDTVKASLWLFLCPLFGFFFAWWLMGEPVTIYTVLGTVLVVAGLYAGQRTKFAGRA; encoded by the coding sequence GTGAAAAACATCGGTATCGGTCTTCTCTTTTCCATTCTCTGGTCGTCGGCGTCGGTCGCAACGAAATTCGGCGTGCAATCTGCACCTCCTTTGATACTGGCAAACGTCCGGTTTTTTATCGCCGGTATATTGCTGCTATCATTTTCGTACCTGTTTGCCAAAGATAAGGCCTACCGGTTGCCCCGAAAAACCGAATGGAAGCAATTGGCATTGTTCGGTTTTCTGAATACAACGTTCTACCTGGGGCTGTACGTGTATGCAATGAAATATACCGCGGCCGGAATCGGCAGTCTGGCGGTTTCCACCAATCCGCTGATCATCGTGCTGCTGTCGTCGTGGTGGCTCAAACGGAAGCCCCGGGCAGAGGAATGGACAGGCATTGTGCTGGGAATGGCGGGCGTGGCTGTGGCAACATATCCCTTGCTTGCCGACAGTTACACCACGCTCGGTGGTGTTATCCTGCTGCTGATCAGCATGGTGGCTGTGTCGGCTGCGAGCGTTTACTACGCTACGGTTCGATGGGAGCTGCCCAATCTGCTCATCAACGGCTGGCAGGTGTTTTTGGGCGGCGCATTCCTGCTGCCGGTCACATTGCTCGTGAGCGATTTCAGCACCACCCGGTTGGATACGATGTTCTGGGGTTCGGTATTGTGGCTTAGCCTGGCCGTATCGATCGCCGGACTTATCTGCTGGTTCTACCTGCTCCGGCTCGACACCGTGAAGGCATCCCTTTGGCTTTTCCTCTGTCCTTTGTTCGGATTTTTCTTCGCATGGTGGCTCATGGGCGAACCGGTAACGATCTACACCGTTCTCGGAACGGTGCTCGTAGTGGCCGGGCTGTACGCCGGACAGCGTACAAAATTCGCGGGCCGCGCCTAG